From the genome of Papaver somniferum cultivar HN1 chromosome 2, ASM357369v1, whole genome shotgun sequence, one region includes:
- the LOC113350139 gene encoding putative E3 ubiquitin-protein ligase RF298 isoform X2, which translates to MAAVAAARACNSSSSITGSYPPQVASSGEKASRNKRKFRTETPLGDGNKLGLSSQIECVNGFEAQNALSHEHGGCDLCSHHKQEHTEIFKPEIRISCGPGLPSEVVASRLKEDQESEEFHDADWSDLTEGQLEELVLNTLDTIFKSAIKKIIACGYSEEVAMKAIFRSGLCYGYKDTVTNIVDNTLNFLRNGQEVDPSRDHFFENLEQLEKYILAEMVCVLREVRPFFSTGDAMWLLLICDMNVNLACAMEGDPFSILGPDENPGCSSSSSTLSHLESDGISLDTQTSNADKQAEIPTVPGISKLPNPKNPVVLEGLPPEKSNSSHTSDAKEKSSGSGGDRNQTSSQSSGQEDNPVLLSGGGRKGHSHTSKRESILRQKSIHLDKNYRAYGPKGVMRTGKLSSLGGLILDKKHKSISVTETIGVDLKHASLKISKAVGVDLTQPGGTLNITAPLSFAQRTGSTKTKPEAKCSLPKHLLPKANTELSLSSSPPQKNASSKSPSSSTATPNYNFLSIPYDKTLGQFVPEDEKDEMILKLAPRVRELQNQLQEWTEWANQKVMQAARRLSKDKAELKTLRQEKEEVTRLKKEKQTLEENTMKKLSEMDSALGKATGQVERANMTVRRLEAENSELRREMEVAKVKAVESAASCVEVSKREKTTLQKFQTWDKQKTLFQEELVSEKRKLAQLQQEVEHATDARDQMEARRKQEEMLKEEYLAQASSIRKERLQIEASAKSKEDMIKMKAEQDLQRYKEDIRKLETEIAQIRLKNDSYKIAALRRGIDGSYASRLTDGKNALIVKGGTNQTQHISGTMDDFNDYSGSRDVKRERECVMCLSEEMSVVFLPCAHQVVCTKCNDLHEKQGMKDCPSCRTPIQRRIPVRYARS; encoded by the exons atggcagcagtagcagcagctaGGGCTTGTAATTCTAGTAGTAGTATTACTGGTAGTTATCCACCACAAGTGGCTTCGTCAGGAGAAAAGGCAAGTAGGAATAAGAGAAAATTCAGGACGGAGACGCCTTTAGGTGATGGGAACAAGCTTGGTTTGTCATCTCAGATTGAATGTGTTAATGGTTTTGAAGCTCAAAATGCTTTGAGTCATGAACATGGTGGTTGCGACTTATGTAGTCATCATAAACAAGAGCATACTGAGATTTTTAAACCCGAGATTAGAATATCATGTGGTCCTGGTTTACCTTCCGAGGTTGTTGCTAGTAGGTTGAAAGAGGATCAAGAGTCAGAGGAGTTTCACGATGCCGATTGGAGTGATCTTACCGAGGGTCAACTTGAAGAACTTGTTTTGAACACTTTAGATACAATTTTTAAGAGTGCGATTAAAAAGATTATTGCGTGCGGGTACAGTGAGGAAGTTGCTATGAAAGCTATTTTCAGATCTGGTCTTTGTTATGGGTACAAAGATACTGTTACAAATATCGTCGATAATACCTTAAACTTCCTTAGGAATGGACAAGAGGTTGATCCTTCAAGAGATCATTTCTTTGAGAATTTAGAGCAGCTTGAGAAATATATACTGGCCGAGATGGTTTGTGTGCTCCGGGAGGTTAGGCCTTTTTTTAGTACTGGTGATGCAATGTGGTTGTTGTTGATATGTGATATGAACGTGAATCTCGCCTGTGCAATGGAGGGTGACCCTTTCAGTATTCTAGGCCCTGATGAGAACCCTGGGTGTAGTTCCTCCAGCTCCACTCTATCTCATCTGGAATCAGATGGTATTAGTTTGGACACTCAAACGTCCAATGCCGATAAACAAGCTGAAATCCCAACAGTTCCAGGCATTTCCAAGTTACCTAATCCAAAGAATCCAGTTGTGCTTGAAGGGCTGCCACCAGAGAAATCTAATTCAAGTCATACATCTGATGCTAAGGAGAAATCTTCGGGTTCTGGTGGCGATCGTAACCAAACAAGTTCTCAGTCTTCTGGCCAAGAAGACAACCCAGTGTTGTTATCAGGGGGTGGTAGGAAGGGACATTCTCATACATCTAAGAGAGAATCCATACTTCGACAGAAATCAATTCATCTTGATAAGAATTATAGAGCTTATGGACCTAAAGGGGTCATGAGAACAGGCAAGCTCAGTAGCTTGGGGGGTTTGATCTTGGATAAGAAACATAAATCTATCTCAGTTACCGAGACTATCGGGGTGGATTTAAAGCATGCTTCCTTGAAGATCAGTAAAGCAGTGGGTGTTGATCTAACTCAACCTGGTGGGACCCTTAACATTACTGCCCCTTTGTCTTTTGCCCAAAGAACTGGGAGTACCAAAACAAAACCGGAAGCCAAATGTTCATTACCTAAACACCTATTACCTAAAGCCAATACTGAGCTTTCTCTCTCATCCTCACCTCCACAGAAAAATGCCTCTTCAAAAAGCCCTAGTTCCAGTACTGCAACACCTAATTACAACTTTTTGAGCATTCCCTATGATAAAACCTTAGGTCAGTTTGTCCCAGAAGATGAAAAGGATGAGATGATTCTAAAATTGGCCCCAAGAGTGAGGGAACTGCAGAACCAGCTTCAAGAGTGGACAGAGTGGGCGAATCAGAAGGTAATGCAGGCTGCGCGAAGGCTAAGCAAAGACAAAGCCGAGCTTAAGACCCTGAGGcaagagaaagaagaagtgactcgtttaaaaaaagaaaagcaaacaTTGGAAGAGAACACCATGAAGAAGCTCTCAGAAATGGATTCGGCATTAGGTAAGGCTACTGGGCAGGTTGAGCGGGCTAATATGACAGTTAGAAGGCTTGAGGCGGAGAACTCAGAGCTAAGGCGGGAGATGGAGGTTGCTAAAGTAAAGGCTGTAGAGTCAGCTGCTAGCTGTGTAGAAGTGTCTAAAAGGGAGAAAACAACCCTGCAGAAATTCCAGACTTGGGATAAGCAGAAAACCTTGTTCCAGGAAGAGCTAGTGAGTGAGAAGCGCAAGCTTGCTCAGCTGCAACAGGAGGTTGAACATGCTACCGATGCTCGTGATCAAATGGAG GCTAGGCGGAAGCAAGAAGAGATGTTGAAGGAAGAATATCTTGCACAGGCCAGTTCCATAAGAAAAGAACGACTGCAAATTGAGGCTTCAGCAAAGTCGAAAGAGGACATGATTAAAATGAAAGCAGAACAGGATCTCCAAAGGTATAAAGAGGATATTCGGAAGCTGGAAACTGAAATTGCTCAGATTAGATTGAAAAACGACTCCTACAAGATCGCTGCTTTGAGACGGGGCATTGATGGAAGTTATGCGAGCCGCCTGACAGATGGAAAAAATGCTCTAATTGTCAAGGGAGGAACCAACCAGACCCAGCACATCTCTGGAACGATGGACGATTTTAATGATTACTCGGGGAGCAGAGATGTGAAACGCGAAAGGGAGTGCGTAATGTGCTTGTCTGAGGAAATGTCAGTGGTTTTCCTCCCATGTGCTCATCAAGTTGTTTGCACAAAATGCAATGACCTCCATGAGAAGCAGGGAATGAAGGACTGCCCTTCTTGTAGGACTCCTATCCAGCGGCGTATTCCTGTACGCTATGCTCGCTCTTAG
- the LOC113350139 gene encoding putative E3 ubiquitin-protein ligase RF298 isoform X1 has product MQDIFQIKIPLHSGRDSEGIEETLAEFVFLNCKMAAVAAARACNSSSSITGSYPPQVASSGEKASRNKRKFRTETPLGDGNKLGLSSQIECVNGFEAQNALSHEHGGCDLCSHHKQEHTEIFKPEIRISCGPGLPSEVVASRLKEDQESEEFHDADWSDLTEGQLEELVLNTLDTIFKSAIKKIIACGYSEEVAMKAIFRSGLCYGYKDTVTNIVDNTLNFLRNGQEVDPSRDHFFENLEQLEKYILAEMVCVLREVRPFFSTGDAMWLLLICDMNVNLACAMEGDPFSILGPDENPGCSSSSSTLSHLESDGISLDTQTSNADKQAEIPTVPGISKLPNPKNPVVLEGLPPEKSNSSHTSDAKEKSSGSGGDRNQTSSQSSGQEDNPVLLSGGGRKGHSHTSKRESILRQKSIHLDKNYRAYGPKGVMRTGKLSSLGGLILDKKHKSISVTETIGVDLKHASLKISKAVGVDLTQPGGTLNITAPLSFAQRTGSTKTKPEAKCSLPKHLLPKANTELSLSSSPPQKNASSKSPSSSTATPNYNFLSIPYDKTLGQFVPEDEKDEMILKLAPRVRELQNQLQEWTEWANQKVMQAARRLSKDKAELKTLRQEKEEVTRLKKEKQTLEENTMKKLSEMDSALGKATGQVERANMTVRRLEAENSELRREMEVAKVKAVESAASCVEVSKREKTTLQKFQTWDKQKTLFQEELVSEKRKLAQLQQEVEHATDARDQMEARRKQEEMLKEEYLAQASSIRKERLQIEASAKSKEDMIKMKAEQDLQRYKEDIRKLETEIAQIRLKNDSYKIAALRRGIDGSYASRLTDGKNALIVKGGTNQTQHISGTMDDFNDYSGSRDVKRERECVMCLSEEMSVVFLPCAHQVVCTKCNDLHEKQGMKDCPSCRTPIQRRIPVRYARS; this is encoded by the exons ATGCAGGATATATTTCAAATCAAAATTCCTCTACACAGTG GTAGAGATAGTGAAGGGATCGAAGAAACACTTGCGGAATTTGTCTTTCTGAATTGCAAAatggcagcagtagcagcagctaGGGCTTGTAATTCTAGTAGTAGTATTACTGGTAGTTATCCACCACAAGTGGCTTCGTCAGGAGAAAAGGCAAGTAGGAATAAGAGAAAATTCAGGACGGAGACGCCTTTAGGTGATGGGAACAAGCTTGGTTTGTCATCTCAGATTGAATGTGTTAATGGTTTTGAAGCTCAAAATGCTTTGAGTCATGAACATGGTGGTTGCGACTTATGTAGTCATCATAAACAAGAGCATACTGAGATTTTTAAACCCGAGATTAGAATATCATGTGGTCCTGGTTTACCTTCCGAGGTTGTTGCTAGTAGGTTGAAAGAGGATCAAGAGTCAGAGGAGTTTCACGATGCCGATTGGAGTGATCTTACCGAGGGTCAACTTGAAGAACTTGTTTTGAACACTTTAGATACAATTTTTAAGAGTGCGATTAAAAAGATTATTGCGTGCGGGTACAGTGAGGAAGTTGCTATGAAAGCTATTTTCAGATCTGGTCTTTGTTATGGGTACAAAGATACTGTTACAAATATCGTCGATAATACCTTAAACTTCCTTAGGAATGGACAAGAGGTTGATCCTTCAAGAGATCATTTCTTTGAGAATTTAGAGCAGCTTGAGAAATATATACTGGCCGAGATGGTTTGTGTGCTCCGGGAGGTTAGGCCTTTTTTTAGTACTGGTGATGCAATGTGGTTGTTGTTGATATGTGATATGAACGTGAATCTCGCCTGTGCAATGGAGGGTGACCCTTTCAGTATTCTAGGCCCTGATGAGAACCCTGGGTGTAGTTCCTCCAGCTCCACTCTATCTCATCTGGAATCAGATGGTATTAGTTTGGACACTCAAACGTCCAATGCCGATAAACAAGCTGAAATCCCAACAGTTCCAGGCATTTCCAAGTTACCTAATCCAAAGAATCCAGTTGTGCTTGAAGGGCTGCCACCAGAGAAATCTAATTCAAGTCATACATCTGATGCTAAGGAGAAATCTTCGGGTTCTGGTGGCGATCGTAACCAAACAAGTTCTCAGTCTTCTGGCCAAGAAGACAACCCAGTGTTGTTATCAGGGGGTGGTAGGAAGGGACATTCTCATACATCTAAGAGAGAATCCATACTTCGACAGAAATCAATTCATCTTGATAAGAATTATAGAGCTTATGGACCTAAAGGGGTCATGAGAACAGGCAAGCTCAGTAGCTTGGGGGGTTTGATCTTGGATAAGAAACATAAATCTATCTCAGTTACCGAGACTATCGGGGTGGATTTAAAGCATGCTTCCTTGAAGATCAGTAAAGCAGTGGGTGTTGATCTAACTCAACCTGGTGGGACCCTTAACATTACTGCCCCTTTGTCTTTTGCCCAAAGAACTGGGAGTACCAAAACAAAACCGGAAGCCAAATGTTCATTACCTAAACACCTATTACCTAAAGCCAATACTGAGCTTTCTCTCTCATCCTCACCTCCACAGAAAAATGCCTCTTCAAAAAGCCCTAGTTCCAGTACTGCAACACCTAATTACAACTTTTTGAGCATTCCCTATGATAAAACCTTAGGTCAGTTTGTCCCAGAAGATGAAAAGGATGAGATGATTCTAAAATTGGCCCCAAGAGTGAGGGAACTGCAGAACCAGCTTCAAGAGTGGACAGAGTGGGCGAATCAGAAGGTAATGCAGGCTGCGCGAAGGCTAAGCAAAGACAAAGCCGAGCTTAAGACCCTGAGGcaagagaaagaagaagtgactcgtttaaaaaaagaaaagcaaacaTTGGAAGAGAACACCATGAAGAAGCTCTCAGAAATGGATTCGGCATTAGGTAAGGCTACTGGGCAGGTTGAGCGGGCTAATATGACAGTTAGAAGGCTTGAGGCGGAGAACTCAGAGCTAAGGCGGGAGATGGAGGTTGCTAAAGTAAAGGCTGTAGAGTCAGCTGCTAGCTGTGTAGAAGTGTCTAAAAGGGAGAAAACAACCCTGCAGAAATTCCAGACTTGGGATAAGCAGAAAACCTTGTTCCAGGAAGAGCTAGTGAGTGAGAAGCGCAAGCTTGCTCAGCTGCAACAGGAGGTTGAACATGCTACCGATGCTCGTGATCAAATGGAG GCTAGGCGGAAGCAAGAAGAGATGTTGAAGGAAGAATATCTTGCACAGGCCAGTTCCATAAGAAAAGAACGACTGCAAATTGAGGCTTCAGCAAAGTCGAAAGAGGACATGATTAAAATGAAAGCAGAACAGGATCTCCAAAGGTATAAAGAGGATATTCGGAAGCTGGAAACTGAAATTGCTCAGATTAGATTGAAAAACGACTCCTACAAGATCGCTGCTTTGAGACGGGGCATTGATGGAAGTTATGCGAGCCGCCTGACAGATGGAAAAAATGCTCTAATTGTCAAGGGAGGAACCAACCAGACCCAGCACATCTCTGGAACGATGGACGATTTTAATGATTACTCGGGGAGCAGAGATGTGAAACGCGAAAGGGAGTGCGTAATGTGCTTGTCTGAGGAAATGTCAGTGGTTTTCCTCCCATGTGCTCATCAAGTTGTTTGCACAAAATGCAATGACCTCCATGAGAAGCAGGGAATGAAGGACTGCCCTTCTTGTAGGACTCCTATCCAGCGGCGTATTCCTGTACGCTATGCTCGCTCTTAG